One Cynocephalus volans isolate mCynVol1 chromosome 5, mCynVol1.pri, whole genome shotgun sequence DNA window includes the following coding sequences:
- the LOC134378029 gene encoding vascular non-inflammatory molecule 3-like, with protein MIISHFPKCVAISALFVLSVGALDTFIAAVYEHAVILPNRTETPVSKEEALFLMNKNIDVLEKAVKLAAKQGAHIIVTPEDGIYGWVFTRESIYPYLEDIPDSEVNWIPCRDPQRFGYTPVQERLSCLAKDNSIYVVANIGDKKPCNASDPQCPPDGRYQYNTDVVFDSEGRLVARYHKYNLFAPEIQFDFPKTSEVETFDTPFGKFGIFTCFDIFSHDPAVVVVDKFQVDSVIYPTAWYNTLPLLSAVPFHSAWARAMGVNLLAANTHNTSMHMTGSGIYAPEAVKVYHYDMETESGQLMLSELKSRPRREPTYPAVVDWGAYAESMKPFSSEQSHFPGLIYFDEFTFTELKRNTGNYTVCQKDLCCHLTYKMSEKRTDEVYALGAFDGLHTVEGQYYLQVCTLLKCQTTDLRTCGQPVGSVFTKFEEFSLSGTFGTSYVFPQLILSGSQLAPERHYEVSRDGRLRGRSGAPLPVLVMALYGRVFEKDPPRLGQGPGKLQ; from the exons ATGATTATatcacattttccaaaatgtgtgGCCATTTCTGCCCTCTTTGTCCTGAGTGTTGGTGCACTGGATACTTTTATTGCTGCAGTGTATGAGCATGCTGTTATCTTACCAAACAGAACAGAAACACCTGTTTCAAAAGAAGAAGCTTTATTCCTGATGAACAAGAATATAGATGTTTTGGAGAAAGCAGTCAAGCTGGCAGCCAAGCAG GGTGCACATATCATTGTGACACCAGAAGATGGAATCTATGGTTGGGTATTCACCAGGGAGAGCATTTACCCTTATCTGGAGGATATACCAGACTCTGAAGTGAACTGGATTCCATGTAGAGATCCTCAAAG GTTTGGCTACACACCAGTGCAAGAAAGACTCAGCTGCCTGGCCAAGGACAACTCCATCTATGTTGTGGCAAATATTGGGGACAAGAAGCCATGCAATGCCAGTGACCCTCAATGTCCTCCTGATGGTCGTTACCAATACAACACGGATGTGGTGTTTGATTCTGAGGGTAGGCTGGTGGCACGCTACCATAAG TACAATCTTTTTGCACCTGAAATTCAATTTGATTTCCCCAAAACATCAGAAGTTGAGACTTTTGACACTCCCTTTGGGAAGTTTGGAATTTTCACTTGCTTTGACATTTTTTCTCATGACCcagctgtggtggtggtggacaAGTTTCAAGTCGACAGTGTTATCTACCCCACAGCGTGGTACAACACGCTGCCCCTTCTCTCGGCTGTTCCATTCCATTCTGCATGGGCCAGAGCCATGGGAGTCAATCTGCTTGCTGCAAATACCCACAACACCAGCATGCACATGACAG GGAGTGGTATCTATGCCCCAGAAGCAGTCAAGGTATATCACTATGACATGGAAACAGAGAGTGGTCAGCTGATGCTCTCAGAATTGAAGTCTCGGCCTCGCCGTGAACCCACCTATCCTGCAGTTGTTGACTGGGGTGCATATGCTGAAAGTATGAAGCCATTCTCGTCTGAGCAGTCACATTTTCCAGGGCTGATTTATTTTGATGAGTTCACCTTCACCGAGCTTAAGAGAAACACAGGAAATTACACAGTGTGCCAGAAAGACCTGTGTTGTCACTTGACTTACAAGATGTCTGAGAAGCGAACAGATGAGGTCTATGCACTAGGTGCTTTTGATGGACTGCACACAGTAGAAGGCCAATATTACTTACAG GTGTGCACATTACTGAAGTGTCAAACCACTGACCTGAGAACTTGTGGGCAGCCAGTGGGGTCAGTTTTTACCAAGTTTGAAGAATTCTCCCTCAGTGGCACATTTGGAACCAGTTATGTTTTCCCGCAGCTCATTCTAAGTGGGAGTCAGCTTGCCCCTGAAAGACATTATGAG GTTTCAAGAGATGGACGTCTAAGGGGCCGAAGTGGAGCCCCTTTGCCTGTCTTAGTTATGGCTCTGTATGGAAGAGTGTTTGAGAAGGACCCTCCACGCTTAGGGCAGGGACCTGGGAAATTGCAATGA